The following coding sequences lie in one Arachis ipaensis cultivar K30076 chromosome B03, Araip1.1, whole genome shotgun sequence genomic window:
- the LOC107628928 gene encoding probable E3 ubiquitin-protein ligase ARI1 isoform X1, translating to MEDYAASSDDEYRYSDPEDSVDAFDNDDNDYQLVSSKGPSTQVITKESLLAAQKEDLRRVMDMLSVREQHARTLLIFHRWDVEKLFAVYVDRGKHFLFSEAGVTVDEHRDSNSSAAPSTIMCEICIEDVPSDETTKMDCGHCFCNGCWTEHFIVKINEGQSKRIRCMAHKCYSICDEAVVRTLLSKKHPDMAEKYERFLLESYIEDNKRVKWCPSTPHCGNAIRVEDDELCEVECSCGLQFCFSCLSEAHSPCSCLMWELWAKKCRDESETVNWITVHTKPCPKCHKPVEKNGGCNLVSCICGQAFCWLCGGATGREHTWSSIAGHSCGRYKEQEKTAERAKRDLYRYMHYHNRYKAHTDSFKLESKLKETIQEKIAVSEEKDSTLRDYSWVNNGLSRLFRSRRVLSYSYAFAFYMFGDELFKEEMTEAQREIKQNLFEDQQQQLEANVEKLSKILEEPFETFEDDKVMEIRMQIINLTTIIDKLCQKMYECIENDLLGSLHIGVHNIAPYKSKGIEKASELSVCWTNEANNTGVTAELDRPSGSGSSDDSGCSSRKRARKEGLGGAFFDLNLPAEFVDRN from the exons ATGGAAGATTACGCTGCCAGCAGCGATGACGAATACCGTTACTCCGATCCGGAGGACTCCGTCGACGCCTTCGATAACGatgataacgattatcaattagtCTCTTCTAAGGGTCCCTCTACTCAG GTGATTACGAAGGAGTCATTGCTAGCTGCACAG AAGGAGGATTTGCGCAGGGTGATGGACATGCTATCGGTGAGGGAGCAACATGCACGTACCCTGCTTATTTTTCATCGTTGGGATGTGGAGAAGTTGTTTGCCGTGTATGTAGATAGGGGAAAACATTTTCTGTTTTCTGAAGCTGGTGTTACAGTGGATGAACATCGCGACTCTAATTCGTCAGCTGCTCCTTCGACAATAATGTGCGAAATTTGCATAGAAGATGTTCCTAGTGATGAAACAACAAAAATGGACTGCGGTCACTGTTTTTGCAACGGCT GTTGGACAGAGCATTTTATTGTCAAGATAAATGAGGGTCAAAGTAAGCGAATCAGATGCATGGCACACAAATGTTATTCCATTTGTGATGAAGCTGTTGTCAGAACTCTTCTCAGCAAAAAGCACCCTGATATGGCAGAGAAATATGAACGCTTTCTTCTTGAATCCTATATTGAAGACAACAAGAGAGTTAAATGGTGTCCTAGTACGCCTCATTGTGGGAATGCAATACGTGTTGAGGACGATGAATTGTGTGAGGTAGAATGTTCATGTGGTTTACAGTTTTGCTTTAGTTGCTTGTCAGAAGCACATTCCCCATGCTCATGTTTGATGTGGGAGCTTTGGGCCAAAAAGTGTCGAGATGAATCAGAAACTGTTAATTGGATAACAGTTCATACCAAGCCTTGTCCAAAGTGCCACAAACCGGTCGAGAAAAATGGTGGTTGTAACTTGGTTAGCTGTATCTGTGGTCAAGCTTTTTG TTGGTTGTGTGGTGGAGCTACTGGTCGAGAGCATACCTGGTCAAGCATTGCTGGTCATAGCTGTGGTCGCTATAAAGAGCAAGAAAAAACAGCTGAACGGGCAAAGAGGGATCTGTATCGTTATATGCATTATCATAATCGTTACAAAGCTCACACAGATTCCTTTAAGCTTGAGAGTAAACTGAAGGAGACTATACAAGAGAAGATTGCTGTCTCAGAAGAAAAAGATTCTACGCTAAGGGATTATAGTTGGGTAAATAATGGGCTCTCTAGACTTTTCAGATCTAGGCGTGTCCTATCATATTCATATGCATTTGCGTTTTACATGTTTGGTGACGAGCTATTTAAGGAAGAAATGACAGAAGCTCAAAGGGAAATAAAACAGAACTTGTTTGAGGATCAGCAGCAgcagcttgaggcaaacgttgaaaAGCTCTCCAAAATTTTAGAGGAGCCTTTTGAAACTTTTGAAGATGATAAAGTCATGGAGATAAGGATGCAGATAATCAATCTGACCACTATCATTGACAAACTCTGTCAAAAAAT GTATGAGTGTATTGAGAATGATTTACTGGGTTCTCTCCATATTGGTGTTCACAACATTGCTCCATACAAGTCAAAGGGGATTGAGAAGGCATCAGAACTTTCAGTTTGTTGGACAAATGAGGCCAATAATACCG GTGTAACAGCAGAACTCGATAGGCCTTCCGGATCAGGGAGCTCAGACGATAGTGGATGCTCTTCTCGCAAGCGCGCTAGGAAAGAGGGCCTTGGAGGCGCGTTTTTTGATCTAAACTTACCAGCAGAGTTTGTAGACAGAAATTGA
- the LOC107628930 gene encoding uncharacterized protein LOC107628930 isoform X1, with translation MARFTSFSWRPSITIPIPVAGPLFRRRKQFLSVKPQFLHSPKPQRLLVFAANNEKKEEENNEAVREVEDKEEQKPSGSNGEEEDDKKNFSKERRTIFSLSWNSLFDPDPDNVLALGLTGILTWASVQVLWQLLFISFAILVAAIKYKGPDIDKVS, from the exons ATGGCAAGGTTCACATCCTTCTCATGGAGACCCTCAATCACAATCCCAATCCCAGTAGCAGGCCCTCTCTTTCGTCGCCGCAAGCAATTTTTGTCTGTCAAACCTCAATTTCTTCACTCTCCGAAACCACAACGACTCCTGGTATTTGCAGCGAACAacgagaagaaggaagaggagaatAACGAAGCCGTGAGGGAAGTGGAAGACAAAGAAGAACAGAAACCCAGTGGTTccaatggagaagaagaagatgataagAAGAATTTCAGCAAAGAAAGAAGAACAATTTTCAGTTTGAGTTGGAATTCCCTTTTTGACCCTGACCCAGACAACGTGCTTGCGCTTGGGTTGACCGGGATTCTGACATGGGCGAGTGTTCAAGTTCTCTGGCAACTGTTGTTCATCTCCTTCGCCATTCTTGTCGCTGCAATCAA ATACAAGGGACCAGATATTGACAAAGTATCATAA
- the LOC107628928 gene encoding probable E3 ubiquitin-protein ligase ARI1 isoform X2, translated as MEDYAASSDDEYRYSDPEDSVDAFDNDDNDYQLVSSKGPSTQVITKESLLAAQKEDLRRVMDMLSVREQHARTLLIFHRWDVEKLFAVYVDRGKHFLFSEAGVTVDEHRDSNSSAAPSTIMCEICIEDVPSDETTKMDCGHCFCNGCWTEHFIVKINEGQSKRIRCMAHKCYSICDEAVVRTLLSKKHPDMAEKYERFLLESYIEDNKRVKWCPSTPHCGNAIRVEDDELCEVECSCGLQFCFSCLSEAHSPCSCLMWELWAKKCRDESETVNWITVHTKPCPKCHKPVEKNGGCNLVSCICGQAFCWLCGGATGREHTWSSIAGHSCGRYKEQEKTAERAKRDLYRYMHYHNRYKAHTDSFKLESKLKETIQEKIAVSEEKDSTLRDYSWVNNGLSRLFRSRRVLSYSYAFAFYMFGDELFKEEMTEAQREIKQNLFEDQQQQLEANVEKLSKILEEPFETFEDDKVMEIRMQIINLTTIIDKLCQKMYECIENDLLGSLHIGVHNIAPYKSKGIEKASELSVCWTNEANNTAIF; from the exons ATGGAAGATTACGCTGCCAGCAGCGATGACGAATACCGTTACTCCGATCCGGAGGACTCCGTCGACGCCTTCGATAACGatgataacgattatcaattagtCTCTTCTAAGGGTCCCTCTACTCAG GTGATTACGAAGGAGTCATTGCTAGCTGCACAG AAGGAGGATTTGCGCAGGGTGATGGACATGCTATCGGTGAGGGAGCAACATGCACGTACCCTGCTTATTTTTCATCGTTGGGATGTGGAGAAGTTGTTTGCCGTGTATGTAGATAGGGGAAAACATTTTCTGTTTTCTGAAGCTGGTGTTACAGTGGATGAACATCGCGACTCTAATTCGTCAGCTGCTCCTTCGACAATAATGTGCGAAATTTGCATAGAAGATGTTCCTAGTGATGAAACAACAAAAATGGACTGCGGTCACTGTTTTTGCAACGGCT GTTGGACAGAGCATTTTATTGTCAAGATAAATGAGGGTCAAAGTAAGCGAATCAGATGCATGGCACACAAATGTTATTCCATTTGTGATGAAGCTGTTGTCAGAACTCTTCTCAGCAAAAAGCACCCTGATATGGCAGAGAAATATGAACGCTTTCTTCTTGAATCCTATATTGAAGACAACAAGAGAGTTAAATGGTGTCCTAGTACGCCTCATTGTGGGAATGCAATACGTGTTGAGGACGATGAATTGTGTGAGGTAGAATGTTCATGTGGTTTACAGTTTTGCTTTAGTTGCTTGTCAGAAGCACATTCCCCATGCTCATGTTTGATGTGGGAGCTTTGGGCCAAAAAGTGTCGAGATGAATCAGAAACTGTTAATTGGATAACAGTTCATACCAAGCCTTGTCCAAAGTGCCACAAACCGGTCGAGAAAAATGGTGGTTGTAACTTGGTTAGCTGTATCTGTGGTCAAGCTTTTTG TTGGTTGTGTGGTGGAGCTACTGGTCGAGAGCATACCTGGTCAAGCATTGCTGGTCATAGCTGTGGTCGCTATAAAGAGCAAGAAAAAACAGCTGAACGGGCAAAGAGGGATCTGTATCGTTATATGCATTATCATAATCGTTACAAAGCTCACACAGATTCCTTTAAGCTTGAGAGTAAACTGAAGGAGACTATACAAGAGAAGATTGCTGTCTCAGAAGAAAAAGATTCTACGCTAAGGGATTATAGTTGGGTAAATAATGGGCTCTCTAGACTTTTCAGATCTAGGCGTGTCCTATCATATTCATATGCATTTGCGTTTTACATGTTTGGTGACGAGCTATTTAAGGAAGAAATGACAGAAGCTCAAAGGGAAATAAAACAGAACTTGTTTGAGGATCAGCAGCAgcagcttgaggcaaacgttgaaaAGCTCTCCAAAATTTTAGAGGAGCCTTTTGAAACTTTTGAAGATGATAAAGTCATGGAGATAAGGATGCAGATAATCAATCTGACCACTATCATTGACAAACTCTGTCAAAAAAT GTATGAGTGTATTGAGAATGATTTACTGGGTTCTCTCCATATTGGTGTTCACAACATTGCTCCATACAAGTCAAAGGGGATTGAGAAGGCATCAGAACTTTCAGTTTGTTGGACAAATGAGGCCAATAATACCG CCATTTTTTAA
- the LOC107628928 gene encoding probable E3 ubiquitin-protein ligase ARI1 isoform X3 — MEDYAASSDDEYRYSDPEDSVDAFDNDDNDYQLVSSKGPSTQVITKESLLAAQKEDLRRVMDMLSVREQHARTLLIFHRWDVEKLFAVYVDRGKHFLFSEAGVTVDEHRDSNSSAAPSTIMCEICIEDVPSDETTKMDCGHCFCNGCWTEHFIVKINEGQSKRIRCMAHKCYSICDEAVVRTLLSKKHPDMAEKYERFLLESYIEDNKRVKWCPSTPHCGNAIRVEDDELCEVECSCGLQFCFSCLSEAHSPCSCLMWELWAKKCRDESETVNWITVHTKPCPKCHKPVEKNGGCNLVSCICGQAFCWLCGGATGREHTWSSIAGHSCGRYKEQEKTAERAKRDLYRYMHYHNRYKAHTDSFKLESKLKETIQEKIAVSEEKDSTLRDYSWVNNGLSRLFRSRRVLSYSYAFAFYMFGDELFKEEMTEAQREIKQNLFEDQQQQLEANVEKLSKILEEPFETFEDDKVMEIRMQIINLTTIIDKLCQKMYECIENDLLGSLHIGVHNIAPYKSKGIEKASELSVCWTNEANNTV, encoded by the exons ATGGAAGATTACGCTGCCAGCAGCGATGACGAATACCGTTACTCCGATCCGGAGGACTCCGTCGACGCCTTCGATAACGatgataacgattatcaattagtCTCTTCTAAGGGTCCCTCTACTCAG GTGATTACGAAGGAGTCATTGCTAGCTGCACAG AAGGAGGATTTGCGCAGGGTGATGGACATGCTATCGGTGAGGGAGCAACATGCACGTACCCTGCTTATTTTTCATCGTTGGGATGTGGAGAAGTTGTTTGCCGTGTATGTAGATAGGGGAAAACATTTTCTGTTTTCTGAAGCTGGTGTTACAGTGGATGAACATCGCGACTCTAATTCGTCAGCTGCTCCTTCGACAATAATGTGCGAAATTTGCATAGAAGATGTTCCTAGTGATGAAACAACAAAAATGGACTGCGGTCACTGTTTTTGCAACGGCT GTTGGACAGAGCATTTTATTGTCAAGATAAATGAGGGTCAAAGTAAGCGAATCAGATGCATGGCACACAAATGTTATTCCATTTGTGATGAAGCTGTTGTCAGAACTCTTCTCAGCAAAAAGCACCCTGATATGGCAGAGAAATATGAACGCTTTCTTCTTGAATCCTATATTGAAGACAACAAGAGAGTTAAATGGTGTCCTAGTACGCCTCATTGTGGGAATGCAATACGTGTTGAGGACGATGAATTGTGTGAGGTAGAATGTTCATGTGGTTTACAGTTTTGCTTTAGTTGCTTGTCAGAAGCACATTCCCCATGCTCATGTTTGATGTGGGAGCTTTGGGCCAAAAAGTGTCGAGATGAATCAGAAACTGTTAATTGGATAACAGTTCATACCAAGCCTTGTCCAAAGTGCCACAAACCGGTCGAGAAAAATGGTGGTTGTAACTTGGTTAGCTGTATCTGTGGTCAAGCTTTTTG TTGGTTGTGTGGTGGAGCTACTGGTCGAGAGCATACCTGGTCAAGCATTGCTGGTCATAGCTGTGGTCGCTATAAAGAGCAAGAAAAAACAGCTGAACGGGCAAAGAGGGATCTGTATCGTTATATGCATTATCATAATCGTTACAAAGCTCACACAGATTCCTTTAAGCTTGAGAGTAAACTGAAGGAGACTATACAAGAGAAGATTGCTGTCTCAGAAGAAAAAGATTCTACGCTAAGGGATTATAGTTGGGTAAATAATGGGCTCTCTAGACTTTTCAGATCTAGGCGTGTCCTATCATATTCATATGCATTTGCGTTTTACATGTTTGGTGACGAGCTATTTAAGGAAGAAATGACAGAAGCTCAAAGGGAAATAAAACAGAACTTGTTTGAGGATCAGCAGCAgcagcttgaggcaaacgttgaaaAGCTCTCCAAAATTTTAGAGGAGCCTTTTGAAACTTTTGAAGATGATAAAGTCATGGAGATAAGGATGCAGATAATCAATCTGACCACTATCATTGACAAACTCTGTCAAAAAAT GTATGAGTGTATTGAGAATGATTTACTGGGTTCTCTCCATATTGGTGTTCACAACATTGCTCCATACAAGTCAAAGGGGATTGAGAAGGCATCAGAACTTTCAGTTTGTTGGACAAATGAGGCCAATAATACCG TTTGA
- the LOC107628930 gene encoding uncharacterized protein LOC107628930 isoform X2, with the protein MARFTSFSWRPSITIPIPVAGPLFRRRKQFLSVKPQFLHSPKPQRLLVFAANNEKKEEENNEAVREVEDKEEQKPSGSNGEEEDDKKNFSKERRTIFSLSWNSLFDPDPDNVLALGLTGILTWASVQVLWQLLFISFAILVAAIN; encoded by the exons ATGGCAAGGTTCACATCCTTCTCATGGAGACCCTCAATCACAATCCCAATCCCAGTAGCAGGCCCTCTCTTTCGTCGCCGCAAGCAATTTTTGTCTGTCAAACCTCAATTTCTTCACTCTCCGAAACCACAACGACTCCTGGTATTTGCAGCGAACAacgagaagaaggaagaggagaatAACGAAGCCGTGAGGGAAGTGGAAGACAAAGAAGAACAGAAACCCAGTGGTTccaatggagaagaagaagatgataagAAGAATTTCAGCAAAGAAAGAAGAACAATTTTCAGTTTGAGTTGGAATTCCCTTTTTGACCCTGACCCAGACAACGTGCTTGCGCTTGGGTTGACCGGGATTCTGACATGGGCGAGTGTTCAAGTTCTCTGGCAACTGTTGTTCATCTCCTTCGCCATTCTTGTCGCTGCAATCAA CTGA